The Salvia splendens isolate huo1 unplaced genomic scaffold, SspV2 ctg873, whole genome shotgun sequence genome has a window encoding:
- the LOC121791680 gene encoding polyadenylate-binding protein RBP47-like: MSGGDSNQQQQQQQQMLLQQQQQQLAAMQHYHQWWMAVQYPAMAMQQQQQQMMYNHPYLPYYPQQQQPKQYPPKQRNQIQASAEDNKTIWIGDLQPWMDEDYLQSCFSPTGEVISVKMIRNRQTGLSDRYGFIEFSSHDAADNVLQSYNGAKMPKADQPFRLNWAAFSTSDRRPEAGSELSIFVGDLAPEVNDELLHETFASRYPSVKDAKVVVDLNTGRSRGYGFVRFNDENEKSKAVDEMNGVECSNRPMRVGVATPKKYSSQQQHYSQGQSEYESSSTTIFVGGLDSEVTDDMLRESFSAFGELVSVKIPARKGCGFVQYAIRSNAEDAIHRLNGTVIGKQKVRLSWGRSLNNKQPRGDYNQWNARQGYNGSGYGGPGYWVASSNGSRSREQSVS; encoded by the exons ATGAGCGGCGGAGATTCAAATCAGCAACAGCAACAACAACAGCAGATGCTGcttcagcagcagcagcagcaattgGCGGCGATGCAGCACTACCATCAATGGTGGATGGCGGTGCAGTACCCGGCCATGGCtatgcagcagcagcagcagcagatgATGTATAACCATCCTTACTTGCCCTACTACCCCCAACAGCAACAACCCAAGCAGTACCCGCCCAAGCAACGCAATCAGATTCAGGCTTCTGCCGAGGACAACAAGACAATCTGGATTGGAGATCTCCAGCCGTGGATGGATGAGGATTATCTCCAATCCTGCTTTTCTCCAACCGGAGAG GTTATTTCTGTAAAGATGATTCGCAATAGACAGACTGGTCTATCAGATAGATATGGATTCATTGAGTTCAGTTCTCATGATGCAGCAGACAATGTTCTGCAGAGCTACAATGGTGCCAAGATGCCTAAGGCTGATCAACCTTTTCGCTTAAACTGGGCTGCCTTTAGCACTAGTGATAGGCGCCCTGAAGCTGGTTCTGAGTTGTCCATATTTGTTGGAGATTTAGCACCTGAAGTTAATGATGAACTGTTGCACGAAACCTTTGCTAGTAGGTATCCATCCGTCAAAGATGCGAAAGTGGTGGTTGATTTAAATACTGGACGTTCGAGAGGTTATGGATTCGTCAGGTTtaatgatgaaaatgaaaagtCTAAAGCAGTGGACGAAATGAATGGTGTTGAATGCTCTAATAGGCCTATGCGAGTTGGTGTTGCAACCCCCAAGAAGTATTCATCTCAGCAACAACATTATTCTCAAG GTCAATCTGAATATGAGTCATCCAGCACAACT ATTTTTGTTGGAGGACTTGACTCTGAAGTCACTGATGATATGCTCAGAGAGTCTTTTTCTGCATTTGGTGAGCTTGTCTCTGTGAAAATACCAGCTAGAAAGGGATGTGGTTTTGTACAATATGCAATAAG AAGCAATGCTGAGGATGCAATTCACAGATTAAATGGGACAGTTATTGGTAAGCAGAAGGTTCGCCTTTCTTGGGGCCGGAGTTTAAACAACAAGCAG CCGAGAGGGGATTATAATCAGTGGAACGCAAGACAAGGATACAACGGATCTGGCTATGGTGGTCCAGGCTATTGGGTGGCTTCTTCAAATGGTAGCAGGAGCCGCGAGCAATCAGTCAGCTAG